In Petrotoga miotherma DSM 10691, the genomic window TAAAATCAGATTTTAGAAAATCTATTTCAAAACTTTCAACTGAACAGTTTGATTACATATTTGCTGATCCACCATTTAATAATCATTATGTCCAAGAGTTTTTGAAATTCATAGATTCAAATATATCTTTAATTAGAAGAGGGGGCTACCTTATTATTGAAAAACATAAGAATGAAAAATTCGACTATATGCCAAAAAATATAATTAGGGAAGAAGTAAGAGATTACGGTGATATTGAAATTCTAATCTTTTTTAAACCTTAAAAAAAGGGCCTTAATAAGGCCCTAATTTGGAAATGAATTCTTCCGGGGACAGAACACTCCAGGAGGGAGGGTAACCTACAAAAGTGCTCTGTAGGTATATTATACATCATGAAATTTTTTTCTCAAAATCCAATTATAGGCAATTACTTTCAATTAATAGCGATTAAAGCCGTTTAACTCCATTTAAGTCAATAAATCTCAAAAATTGAAAAAATCTCATTATTTGATATTATATTTTTATCAAAGGGAACGTTGGAAAAAAGAGGTACATAATCTAATGTATGTCCAAAAGTGCCCCAATTTACACCTACAGGATCGTTTAATACATCATAAAAACTTCTAACCACAGACGATTGATAACTTACATTTTTTCCTGAATTCTTTGTATAGTAAAATTCTTTTTCTAAATCAAGTTTTAACCCNNCCCACCCGTTGAATGATCTGCAGTCACTATGATCAAGGTATCTTGAGGATATTGCTTATAAAAATCGATAGCAACCTTCACTGCCTTGTCAAAATCTAATATTTCGTTTATCATTGAATAAGTATCATGTGCATGTGCAGCGTGATCGATTCTTCCCCCTTCTATTAAAATGAAAAAAGGAGAACCATTAAATTTACTCAATGCATAATTTAACGTTTCTTCTAACGTTACTCTGTTTGGATCATCCGTTAAAAAGGGGAAATTCCCATAATATAACATAACAATTTCATCATCAAGAGACGGAATCCTATCAAGTGTTTCTGTGTAAAAATATCCGTACTCTTTTGTGTTGCTATCCTTAAGATAAGCTTTTCCTCCCCCTATGAAAAGATCAAAATTACTTTCTAAAAGATCTTGCGTTATCTTTTGGTAATCTTTTCTATTTTCAACGAAAGCATAAGCACCCGCAGGGGTAGCATCAATGATGGTGTTGGTTGTTATGACACCAATTTTGTACCCTTGTTTTTTTAGTTCATAAGTAATGGGAAGTATTTTTTCATCATCAGGATTAATGTTTATTCTATCGTTGTAGGTTTTTTCTTTAGATAAAATTGCTGTTATGGCTGCTGCTGAATCCGTTACACCATTCATCGAAGAAGTTTCAACCATTCCATAGTAAGGTAATTCTAGGATGTGTAGTTGATCTGTGTATAAATATTGCTTATACATATTAGATAACTGCATGTGTGGAATTCCCATTCCATCAGCTATAAACAAAAAAACATAGTCAAATGAAAAAGAAAGATAAACTAAAAGGGTAATGAGAAAAACCAACAAAATTTTCTTCACTTCTAACACCTTCATTGTTTAATTTTTGTTTCAACCAAGTTTTCAAACCTTTTATCATCTAACCTATCAAAATTATTTAAAATATATCTTTCTATATCAAATATTTTTTCTTTGTCAAAATCCAATCTTTCCATGAAGGATATTACACTTTCTCCATAAGGCTCATCATAAAAACCTGTTTTTTTTAGTTCAAGTTCTTCAAAATACTGCTCTGAAGAAACCTCTCTAAGAAACAATAATGAATTGGTTTCTGCTAAGATTTCGTGCCAAGTATCCTTTGGGGAGGCTTTCACCTTGTAACCGAAAAAATAATGAGATAACTCATGAACTAAATCCTTGATAGAATTAACAACGTAAACACTTGGCAAAACTTGAAAAGACCTACTTTGATTCATATAAAGAATATACAAGGGTTCATCGATCTCTGAAACATTTTCCAAAAAATCTTTAGATTCAATAATCCAATTCTCTAACCATTTTTCGTTATAGAAAACATTATCTAAGTTATAAAGAGTATTTTTGTTTTTTAAATAAACCATTGCCGACGAATCGTTGCTCTGTTTTTGAACTAAAGAATCTCCATTTTGACGTAGCAAAAATCCGTTTTGTACATTTAACAAAATAAACTCCTCAAAAGGTATTTCTTCGTAAAAAAAGATAGTTTTCTCTTTAAAGGTATATTGAATGTCATCATAGAAAATTACCTTTGTTAAACTTGTTGAAAAAATTCTAATATTGTAATCTTCTTCATCAACTAAAGTAACCGGATAAAAGAAAAAAAATAGAAATAAAATAAAAACAAAAATGACAAGTAAAGTCTTTTTCTTATTATCGATGCCCATCTTAATTCCTTTCTTCACACTTTAAAAATTATCCAATTCTTATACTAATTATTATGTAGATTACATACAAAGAAAATAGTATGGAACCTAAACCTCTTCCAACTTTTCTATCTTTTTTCATCATCGTACCAAGCAACAAGACCAATGCCAGTAACAGCCCATAAGAAACATCAAAAGTAACCGGTCTATCTGCCTTGGCGCCATTTATCAGTGCTGATATACCCAGTATGGCAGCGACGTTGAATGTATTAGAACCAACTATATTTCCCATCACTATATCATCTGAATGTTTGATCGCTGCAACAATAGCGGTAACTAATTCCGGAAGAGAAGTCCCAATCGCAACTATAGTTACCCCTATCAAAGATTCTGAGATTCCAATATTTTTAGCANNGCAAAAAGGTTATCAGTATCATACCATCGTATCTAGTTAAAACACTATTCCCTTCCATTATCATTGCAAATATAACCACTGAAATAATGACTAAAAAAGGCATTTCTATATTTACTGTAGATTTTTGAACTTTTGTTGGGGAGATTAAAAAAGAGATTCCTAAAATTAATCCAATATTCGCGACGTTGGATCCAAGAACATTTCCTAATCCTACACTAGCCCCTTTTATTGACGAAGAAATTGTAACAACTAATTCAGGCGCACTGGTACCAAATGCCACCACCGTCAAACCTGCAAACAGCTCAGAAACACCTACTTTTCTTGTTAATCCAAGGGCTCCTTCTATTAAC contains:
- a CDS encoding sodium:calcium antiporter; its protein translation is MIGVTIVAIGTSLPELVTAIVAAIKHSDDIVMGNIVGSNTFNVAAILGISALINGAKADRPVTFDVSYGLLLALVLLLGTMMKKDRKVGRGLGSILFSLYVIYIIISIRIG
- a CDS encoding alkaline phosphatase, with amino-acid sequence MKVLEVKKILLVFLITLLVYLSFSFDYVFLFIADGMGIPHMQLSNMYKQYLYTDQLHILELPYYGMVETSSMNGVTDSAAAITAILSKEKTYNDRININPDDEKILPITYELKKQGYKIGVITTNTIIDATPAGAYAFVENRKDYQKITQDLLESNFDLFIGGGKAYLKDSNTKEYGYFYTETLDRIPSLDDEIVMLYYGNFPFLTDDPNRVTLEETLNYALSKFNGSPFFILIEGGRIDHAAHAHDTYSMINEILDFDKAVKVAIDFYKQYPQDTLIIVTADHSTGGXG
- a CDS encoding sodium:calcium antiporter — translated: MINILLIALGIFLLIRGADRLIEGALGLTRKVGVSELFAGLTVVAFGTSAPELVVTISSSIKGASVGLGNVLGSNVANIGLILGISFLISPTKVQKSTVNIEMPFLVIISVVIFAMIMEGNSVLTRYDGMILITFLXC